One Aethina tumida isolate Nest 87 chromosome 5, icAetTumi1.1, whole genome shotgun sequence genomic window carries:
- the LOC109598897 gene encoding uncharacterized protein LOC109598897 — MHYIRRQNLGSGWSRQTTNDEESDTKVASLLTAVCSDDVPSGLKFLQKVVDQCSTKEAMFKCLKIQALKIADRALHQRSLKLIDGVSLVSNERTGRTLYQNVKLNDTKLEKLDGDQIDDLLKDKSRRFLESRRLEVNFPKLVEEGRGKKKGGGYGALAWALAIKFSFLTMAYKGIAVMAGTALLVGKMALMLSAILGLKKLVSNQHHEKTTLEIIKQPKYSETHTHSTSYEDDGHYHRSYKDYDEPQSRIYKAYIPKH; from the exons ATGCATTACATAAGACGTCAA AATTTGGGCTCAGGGTGGAGCCGCCAAACAACAAACGACGAGGAAAGTGACACAAAAGTAG CCAGTTTGTTGACTGCAGTTTGTTCAGACGATGTACCCAGTGGTTTGAAGTTCTTGCAAAAAGTCGTCGACCAGTGCTCGACCAAGGAGGCGATGTTCAAGTGTTTGAAGATCCAGGCGCTGAAAATAGCCGACCGGGCCCTCCACCAACGCTCCCTGAAGCTGATAGACGGCGTGTCGTTGGTCAGCAACGAACGAACCGGCAGGACGCTGTACCAGAACGTCAAGCTCAACGACACCAAATTGGAGAAACTAGATGGTGACCAAATCGACGATTTACTGAAGGACAAGTCGAGACGTTTCCTGGAGAGCCGCAGGCTCGAGGTCAACTTCCCGAAGCTGGTGGAGGAGGGCAGGGGCAAGAAGAAGGGCGGCGGCTACGGCGCCTTGGCCTGGGCCCTGGCCATCAAGTTCAGCTTCCTCACCATGGCCTACAAAGGTATCGCTGTGATGGCCGGCACTGCGTTGCTGGTGGGCAAAATGGCCCTGATGCTCAGCGCCATATTGGGACTGAAGAAGCTGGTCAGCAACCAGCACCACGAGAAGACCACCCTGGAGATCATCAAGCAGCCCAAGTACTCGGAGACTCACACCCACTCCACTTCGTACGAGGACGACGGACACTATCACAGGTCCTACAAGGACTACGATGAGCCTCAAAGCAGGATTTACAAGGCTTATATACCGAAACATTAG
- the LOC109598899 gene encoding uncharacterized protein LOC109598899: MQLNNKLWLTALIIVYLDLSATQNVTDLFRSINSFKSCIGDRNPVLCVKEKALDALNETIMSDEPMRFFDTLTIERNPDYLTNETGEDLPQEATARSIKLTNILYDRIEDFFKSRTLKLNLAPAFEGRKKGGKGGGKGMMMMGMIGVGCMMAQMMMGKVAMMAGAALILAKVALLLSAIMGFKKMSGGGGGGGGGGETHVVYASPGGGDGGGHSHGGGGWHRSLDTDRLVYSSYNPDNLTGY; this comes from the exons ATGCAATTAAACAATAAGCTGTGGCTTACGGCGCTGATCATCGTCTATCTCGATCTCTCCGCCACGCAGAACGTGACCGACCTCTTCAGGAGCATCAACTCCTTCAAGTCCTGCATCGGCGACAGGAATCCGGTGCTTTGTGTCAAGGAGAAGGCTTTGGATGCTTTGAACGAGACCATAATGAGCGACGAACCCATGAGGTTCTTCGACACGTTGACCATTGAAAGGAATCCTGATTATCTCACCAATGAGACGGGTGAAGATTTGCCTCAGGAGGCCACAGCCAGGAGCATCAAGCTCACCAACATCTTGTACGACAGGATCGAGGACTTTTTCAAGTCCAGGACCCTCAAACTCAATTTGGCTCCAGCTTTTGAAG GCAGGAAGAAGGGCGGCAAAGGCGGCGGCAAGGGGATGATGATGATGGGCATGATCGGCGTCGGGTGCATGATGGCCCAGATGATGATGGGCAAGGTGGCGATGATGGCGGGCGCCGCCCTCATACTGGCCAAGGTGGCGTTGCTCCTCTCCGCCATCATGGGCTTCAAGAAGATGTCCGGAGGTGGgggtggcggcggcggcggcggtgaGACCCACGTTGTGTACGCTTCGCCCGGCGGCGGTGATGGGGGCGGCCACAGCCACGGGGGCGGCGGTTGGCACAGGAGTTTGGACACCGACAGGCTGGTTTACAGCAGCTACAACCCCGACAACCTCACGGGGTATTAA
- the LOC109605865 gene encoding uncharacterized protein LOC109605865, with amino-acid sequence MVNPPDLGEEFRQCALTQPQTLGTCLGVGAINRLQYLDNNPEFELVDGVTLMRNNDQEYREEFSAPAADPSSFRSIVDTFNYVFSRRNTHFNMDFLYPGLGMQLVPSGAPGGMLEFVLDPHREAVNAHSLKEAGTGTILARQFVLPFILGLKFKIATILPIIFGIIALIAKKAIILSKIALVVSSALGLATLIFGSGAVKYQGQYYQGHQQFNPGFGGHYKYPEEDYQNVAYRSPEMNDQFKYSDEFYDRDDKKKGRNFAWSDDEKTKKLTT; translated from the exons ATGGTGAACCCCCCCGACCTGGGGGAGGAATTCAGACAGTGCGCCCTGACCCAGCCTCAAACTTTGGGCACGTGCCTCGGAGTGGGTGCCATCAACAGGCTGCAATACTTGGACAACAACCCCGAGTTTGAACTGGTGGACGGCGTCACTCTGATGAGGAACAACGACCAGGAGTACCGGGAGGAGTTCAGCGCCCCCGCAGCCGACCCGTCTAGCTTCAG GAGCATCGTGGACACGTTCAACTACGTGTTCTCCCGCCGCAACACGCATTTCAACATGGACTTCCTGTATCCCGGACTGGGGATGCAGCTGGTGCCATCTGGCGCCCCCGGCGGCATGCTCGAGTTCGTACTGGATCCGCATCGCGAGGCCGTCAACGCCCACTCGCTGAAGGAGGCGGGAACTG GCACCATATTGGCCAGGCAGTTCGTGTTGCCGTTCATTTTGGGGTTGAAGTTTAAGATTGCCACAATTTTGCCCATAATTTTTGGCATTATAGCCTTGATTGCTAAAAAGGCaatcattttaagtaaaatagcTTTGGTTGTGAGCAGTGCTTTGGGCCTAGCCACCCTTATTTTTGGAAGTGGTGCCGTCAAATACCAAGGACAATATTACCAGGGACATCAACAATTCAATCCTGGTTTTGGAGGACATTATAA gtACCCGGAAGAAGACTACCAAAATGTAGCGTACAGAAGTCCGGAAATGAACGAtcagtttaaatattcagacGAGTTTTACGACAGAGATGACAAAAAGAAAGGAAGGAACTTTGCTTGGAGTGATGATGAAAAGACGAAAAAACTTACTACATGA
- the LOC126265552 gene encoding uncharacterized protein LOC126265552, producing MRLFVPVAVLSVLAAAVSAHDDDVAYEDSVYGDAINFVNECGSKELSLCFKERALKYLDRLPNNVDLGSGIKIKETHDGAGRSSRSYETAKMPDEPRARENELDSMIVEKLADYFTSHTFEFKMPSDAAKDLKRSLEEGRKKKNNNNNKGGNMGNMMMLIQLKAALIGAIILKVVALVAFKALLVAKVALTISSVIALKKILEQKHHTSTYEIVSHPHYDDHGTFDRSFSPELPYNAHKGARNN from the exons ATGAGGTTGTTTGTTCCTGTTGCGGTCCTCTCCGTCCTGGCGGCCGCCGTCTCGGCGCACGACGACGACGTGGCCTACGAGGACTCGGTGTACGGCGACGCCATTAATTTCGTTAACGAGTGCGGGTCCAAAGAGTTGTCACTGTGCTTCAAG gaaCGTGCCCTAAAATACCTGGACAGGCTGCCAAACAACGTGGATCTGGGCTCGGGGATCAAGATCAAGGAGACCCACGACGGTGCCGGTCGTTCGTCCCGCTCGTACGAGACGGCGAAGATGCCGGACGAGCCCAGGGCCAGGGAGAACGAGCTGGACAGCATGATCGTGGAGAAGCTGGCCGACTACTTCACCTCCCACACGTTCGAATTCAAAATGCCTTCGGACGCGGCCAAAGACCTTAAACGGTCGTTGGAAGaag GCAGGAAGAAGaagaacaacaacaacaacaagggGGGCAACATGGGCAACATGATGATGCTGATCCAACTGAAGGCAGCCCTGATAGGGGCCATCATTCTTAAGGTGGTGGCACTGGTGGCGTTCAAAGCTTTACTGGTGGCCAAGGTGGCTTTGACCATTTCCAGCGTCATAGCTCTGAAGAAGATCCTGGAGCAGAAGCACCACACCTCCACCTACGAGATAGTGTCCCACCCCCACTACGACGACCACGGAACTTTCGACAGGTCCTTCAGCCCCGAACTACCCTACAACGCCCACAAGGGGGCGCGTAACAATTGA